The Theobroma cacao cultivar B97-61/B2 chromosome 2, Criollo_cocoa_genome_V2, whole genome shotgun sequence genome includes the window ATTTATGTTGTTTCAGTTTGTAATTTACCTGGACATTGACTTCATGGAATTATGATTGTCGTTTTTCATTAGGTTCTCATCATGCAGCCTTCTGAgtgtttctttttcccttttcataataatttgttatttgttttcttttctctttaaacATTCTTTCCTTGATAAGATGAATTCAATAGTTCAGAAGATATCATTTAAATGTCTTTCTTCCTCAGTTTCTTCCTGAAGTGTGGAAATTCTATTATCTATGGGCTGTAATAGTAAAATCCATTGTAAATGAATGCTTATATCAGTGGTATTGTTGATGCAAAAGTACAAAAAGGTTTGGTGCTTTGCATATAATTGTTTAACTTTTATAATATGAGAATAACACTACTAATTAGAAGTATCTAAAATCATGGAGGCCTATTTGGTTGGTACTGAATGTGAATGTGGTTGGGAAGTGCTGTGAGCTTTTTGGTCACTTTTATGTTGAAAGCACAGTAAGTCAGTAAGACTTAGGGTACTGGGCAATTCATATAGCTTTTAAATTAATGagtaaaatagtttttttttttctttatcctttattttaaactttaagTCCATGAACTCATTAATAGGGTGAACTTATTAAATTCTTTCCATTATGTCATGAACTTGAAAAATTGTTTATCTGTCTTTTGGTTCAGAAACCAAGAATCAGTGGGCACGTGACGACCCAGCTTTTGTTGTGATCTGTAGTCTTCTTTTGGCAGTTGCAACAGTAGCTTATTGTGCCGCGTAagtttctttttcactttcaaGCATGGCTACATATAACAAAATGAATTAGTACATAGTAGTAATTTAAAAGCAGTCTGTACATTTAGATTGAGATGGGGCCTCAGCTAGATTTAAAATTTGTCTTTATTCAAATCTAATTAATCCTAAGAATGGACATTCTTATGGTGCTTATAACTGATATGGGATCTTTGTTCTGTAGAATTTCTTTATGTTGGACTTATAAATGTCCTCGACAATTTATAGTCATAAGCATCATGATGCAGTGCTGCATCGTGAGATTGCTAAGTTCTTTCAAGTAATATCATGGCCCAAATAATCTACTAATATATTGGaattcttttacttttgcCTTTTCTTTTGAGCGGTCAAATCTTTTATGAACCTGTTCACTTAATGTGCTGATATAGGCTTCTTTGCTGTCTTCTCTTAATGCAGGTATGATCACAGTGCTGCTCATGCTGTTTTTGTAGTTATTTCAGTATtgcttttccattttttactCGCTGGGGTATTTCTGGCTACTTCTTGTTGGTAAGAGCCAGtatctcttttgttttttgaattaGAGCTAGTATCTCTTAAAAACTATATCTTAACTTCCAGTTAGCTCAAAGTGACTTTAATTGTAGTGTATTTGCTGGTCATATAAATTCTGAAGCTGCATAAGTTTAGCTAGTGCCTGTCGATCTTTTTGAATGCCCAGTTGCTTTCTGTGCGGTGCTATGTTATTTATTCATGGCATTATCACCAAATCATGGCAGCAGTGTGCTGTATTAGGTTCTTTGATCAGCATAATCTAATTTAGTATCTAAAACAATGAAATTCTTTTAGTggtttgtatttttttttttgaaaagtaaaattttagtgGTTCTTATTAGTTGATTATTTCGTTAACTAGAATCAACAATTACTTGATTGAGTGCAAATGGCAATAATTACTCACTAGTGTAATGTCCATGTTCTGTAGCTACAAATTTGAATCTAGTATCATCTGCATACTCTGAAATGCATCTTTTCAGAGGTTGATGTTTAATGTTCATTCAAACATGtaaattgtttcaaaaatGAGCAAAGATGGGCTGGTTGGTGGAAATATAATCTATAACATTGATATGCGGACTTCCACACCCTACTTAAGAAAATGTCTTATTACAAAGGGTGGAAGAACTTATATAATACATGATGCCATGATGGTTCTTTTAAATGGGTTTGAGGTTGGAGCAGAATGCTATAGGTTTTTCACTCTTTCTGAAATGTGGTTTAAGGTTTGGGGAACTTAGTTTTGGTTGTGGAATAGACCTGGTCGTGGTTCATAGTCTAGAAGACATTAATGTTACTAAAGGAGGAAGATCAAGCTTGCCATTACATTTTACTAGGAATTATTCTCTGGGCTTGAACCCTTTAGAGATCCAAGGAATTGATAGCCAAAAGTCTAAATTGATTCACCTTTAAGTGGAGGCTATAGCCTTTATATATTAAGCTATTTGCATATCATCATTCCTATAAGAAAAAGTTTGAAAGGAACCGCAAGACAACAGTAAGAATGTACATGAGAATGCTGCGAGCTTCTGATACAAATGTAAAGATACAAAAATAGCAAACTTTATGCTCTAGTACATGCAAGGCGTCCTAACACTACCATTGTTgtccaaatcaaaatttatgcTTTAGTAGTTGAATGTCCTGAACTGGTTGGAAGAACAAGTATGCCTGGACTACTTTGCTGCTCGATTTTTACAGCTTTTTTATTTAGCTTGTGTGCATAAGGGCTGCGGTTGTTATGTATGAGTACATTCATTTTAGTAGGCTTTGCATGTTACATACAagtatacttgtttgatggtGAATTCCATTCCCTGACTTCATGCAGGTCCCTCACAAATGCTTACCTTCGGGAAGAGGCTCCAAACAGTCATGTGGTTGAACAACGGGTTGAATGGCAAGTCTGGAGACTTATTCCTAACTTTCcagaattttaatatttctatGTCTGAGCTGTTTGTGTTGGTTTAATTCTTAAATGATAGATTTGGTTCATCAATGCATTcaacttttattttctctaGCAGCAGGTAGCTTGTAGTTGTTAGTATATTCATAATTGTGCGGTGCTAACTGGGTTTCCTTTTGTTTGAAGGCTGTATGCATTTGATGTGCACTGCAATTCTTTCTTCCCAATGTTTGTAATGCTTTACGGTAATTTTATGGTTAATGCCTGTTTGGCTCTttcatttataatttcaaTAATCAATGGATCAAGATGTGACTAATATTGTGGTTTTGGCAGTAATACATTATTTTCTGTCACCTCTTCTGGTAGCCCATGGTTTTATACCTGTACTGCTGTCAAATCTTCTTTTCATGGTGGCAGCTTCTTACTATCACTACCTCAACTTTTTAGGTTATGACGGTAAGCTCATTTTGATAGCTCTTCCCTTCAacatgtttggtgaattgtctgtcctttttttattttggtatgAAACTTCGTGAAGAAATGGCTAATTGCCTAATTATTACCTTCAAGAATTGACATATCTATAATGTGCTGCAGTACTTCCCTTTTTGGAGAGAACAACGTTTTTTCTCTACCCAATTGGTGTCGTAATTGTTCTCTCTCCTATCTGTAAGTGTTCAACTTGATATCTGATTCTGTGTTTGAATGGGTATGGTAGCTGAAATTAAACTTCTTTTGGCCTGCAGTGATTTTAGGTGGCTTCAATCCTTCAAGATATTTTATGAACATATACTTTAGCCAAAGGTTATGATTTGTCTAACCCTTCGGAATAGCACGAATTGTAAGATGAGTGACTAGTTTGGAGAAAGCGTCAGATGTTAGAAGGCAAAAGGGAGAAAATGcagcaaaaaggagaaaaggagagaaagggTGAAGGGAGCACCTCAACCTGAAGGAGGCTTTGTAGCCTTCttcatgtgtttttttttttcttaccaTCAGGAGCAGAAGTCAGAACCAAATGAAGTTAggttagaaaatgatttttcagTGATCAAAGATGATTGATCAAATGGAGCTATTGAAATGTAATGATTTTGACCCTTACCGAatctctttgttttctttattaatataatatggTGTTCTATCTAAA containing:
- the LOC18608006 gene encoding protein unc-50 homolog isoform X2; amino-acid sequence: MLPTVSKTRPSSSTSRPNPMFPQYLRRIVKWQQMDIEYTFWQMLHLCTAPKVVYQHTKYHKQTKNQWARDDPAFVVICSLLLAVATVAYCAAYDHSAAHAVFVVISVLLFHFLLAGVFLATSCWSLTNAYLREEAPNSHVVEQRVEWLYAFDVHCNSFFPMFVMLYAHGFIPVLLSNLLFMVAASYYHYLNFLGYDVLPFLERTTFFLYPIGVVIVLSPILILGGFNPSRYFMNIYFSQRL
- the LOC18608006 gene encoding protein unc-50 homolog isoform X1, whose protein sequence is MLPTVSKTRPSSSTSRPNPMFPQYLRRIVKWQQMDIEYTFWQMLHLCTAPKVVYQHTKYHKQTKNQWARDDPAFVVICSLLLAVATVAYCAAYDHSAAHAVFVVISVLLFHFLLAGVFLATSCWSLTNAYLREEAPNSHVVEQRVEWLYAFDVHCNSFFPMFVMLYVIHYFLSPLLVAHGFIPVLLSNLLFMVAASYYHYLNFLGYDVLPFLERTTFFLYPIGVVIVLSPILILGGFNPSRYFMNIYFSQRL